A single Cryptococcus deuterogattii R265 chromosome 2, complete sequence DNA region contains:
- a CDS encoding calcium-transporting P-type ATPase PMR1-type, which translates to MGGLIDSPGRTDPAPARGRVPAGNGGYAYSTTLRRQVSADVFPHFPHPHRRRDPSPHIVSPYSRGQHPLTGSLAERLEFAHRHEGLLERAMAVGRKLLGRKDYEELRMEEEEKRLSTERRQRETPSSIYAHKPIPETLEIFATHPTDGLANSAVAPLLARYGPNEFQVPPSDPLYLKFAKQVYENPLILLLLGSSVVSALMGQFDDAVCVIMAVTIVLTVGFVQEQRSEKSLEALNKLVPHYCHLIRNGTPLSPLANALLPGDLVTFSVGDRIPADIRLITANHLEIDESALTGETRPARKNTQVCERGEGEDTHGEGGGKALGERHCIAFMGTLVRSGNGSGIVVGTGKDTEFGVIFSMMQDVEEKRTPLQLDMDDLAKQLSIFSFIVIGFIVLIGVIQKRDWLEMFTIGVSLAVAAIPEGLPIVTTVTLALGVLRMSRRKAIVKKLPSVEALGSVSVICSDKTGTLTKNEMTVTHMYSVDELVDLTPHLNATSPYGPRRPDSQQLWISPALHKVALVGSLCNDAFKNDQGINVGQATEVALLNVLPVLKSEDQRKNFVRKSEIPFSSETKTMSVTGSLNNASDMIFLKGAVEQVIAKCRYYYVTDSSTPALDTATQKIILDRAMEVSKRGLRVIAMAYGFPGKGVDDEQPNNLVFVGFEAMMDPPRNGVAHAVTALHGAGVQIVMITGDAEPTAVAIAKQLGLKVSASTSGTLDGDPHAAAALPSGSSCILGSQIDQMTERELVERVSSITVYARTTPRHKMAIVKAWQMRGAVVAMTGDGVNDSPALKMADIGISMGKSGTDVAKEAADVILVDDDFASILPAVEEGKSIFYNIQNFLSFQLSTAVAALSLITLSTVFKLASPLNAMQILFINILMDGPPAQALGVDPVDKEIMRQPPRKKGGHVLSTRVIYRVLFSAAMIVLGTLWIYTVETSDGSMSRRDQTMTFTVFVFLDLVSALQNRGLTTPMFRNRMLFLTISVSFICQLALIYIPLLQHIFQTEALSARDLFMLLGLAGTSMGLHEGRRWWERKQVEAEILEKSVGAMV; encoded by the exons ATGGGCGGCCTCATCGACAGCCCGGGCAGGACAGACCCGGCCCCGGCACGCGGCAGAGTCCCCGCGGGCAACGGCGGCTACGCGTACTCCACCACCCTCAGGAGGCAGGTCTCCGCAGACGTCTTCCCCCACTTCCCCCACCCGCACAGGCGGAGGGACCCCAGCCCCCATATCGTCTCGCCGTACAGCAGGGGCCAGCATCCGCTCACCGGGAGCCTCGCTGAGAGGCTCGAGTTCGCCCACCGGCACGAAGGGCTGCTTGAAAGGGCCATGGCCGTCGGCAGGAAACTCCTCGGCAGAAAGGACTATGAGGAGCTGCgcatggaggaggaggagaagaggctgTCCACCGAGAGAAGGCAGCGGGAGACACCCAGCTCGATATATGCCCATAAACCTATCCCA GAAACACTAGAGATCTTTGCTACACATCCCACCGACGGTCTTGCCAACTCTGCCGTCGCCCCCCTCCTCGCGCGGTATGGGCCCAACGAGTTTCAAGTCCCGCCTTCAGACCCACTGTATCTCAAGTTTGCCAAGCAAGTGTACGAGAACCCCTTGATTCTGTTGCTCCTTGGAAGCAGTGTCGTCAGTGCTCTCATGGGACAGTTTGATGATGCAGTCTGTGTGATTATGGCCGTCACTATCGTCTTGACCG TCGGGTTTGTCCAAGAACAACGATCAGAAAAATCGCTTGAAGCGCTGAACAAACTCGTCCCTCATTACTGTCACCTCATCCGAAACGGTACCCCGCTCAGCCCGCTCGCCAACGCCCTCCTCCCTGGCGACCTCGTCACTTTTTCCGTCGGAGACCGCATCCCCGCCGATATCCGGCTGATTACCGCCAACCATCTTGAGATTGACGAATCCGCGTTGACCGGAGAAACACGACcagcaaggaagaacacTCAAGTGTGCGAGAGGGGCGAGGGGGAAGATACccatggagaaggaggaggcaaGGCGTTGGGCGAGAGGCATTGTATCGCTTTCATGGGTACTTTGGTCAGAAGCG GAAACGGATCAGGTATCGTCGTCGGCACAGGTAAAGATACCGAATTCGgtgtcatcttctcaatGATGCAAGACGTCGAAGAGAAGCGTACTCCTCTACAACTCGATATGGATGATCTCGCCAAGCagctctccatcttttcctttattGTCATCGGCTTTATCGTACTTATTGGTGTCATTCAAAAAAGAGACTGGCTGGAGATGTTTACTATCGGAG TGTCGCTTGCCGTTGCTGCCATTCCCGAGGGTCTTCCAATCGTCACGACTGTCACACTCGCTCTCGGTGTCTTGAGAATGTCAAGACGCAAGGCAATCGTCAAGAAACTGCCTAGTGTCGAAGCATTGGGAAGTGTGAGCGTGATCTGTTCCGACAAGACTG GTACATTGACCAAGAACGAGATGACAGTCACACACATGTACTCGGTTGACGAACTTGTCGATCTCACTCCTCACCTCAACGCTACCTCCCCCTATGGTCCCCGCCGTCCCGATAGTCAGCAACTTTGGATATCTCCCGCGTTGCACAAAGTTGCCTTGGTAGGCAGTCTGTGTAACGACGCTTTCAAAAACGATCAAGGGATCAATGTGGGTCAAGCGACAGAAGTAGCTCTGTTGAATGTCTTGCCTGTTTTGAAATCCGAAGACCAGAGAAAG AACTTTGTCAGGAAATCCGAGATACCGTTCAGTTCGGAAACAAAGACAATGTCAGTTACCGGATCCCTCAACAATGCTTCCGACATGATCTTTCTCAAAGGCGCCGTTGAACAGGTGATTGCTAAATGTCGATACTACTACGTCACCGACTCCTCTACTCCCGCCCTTGACACCGCAACGCAAAAAATCATTCTGGACCGAGCTATGGAAGTTTCCAAACGCGGCTTACGAGTCATTGCCATGGCGTACGGATTTCCCGGAAAGGGTGTTGACGACGAACAGCCCAACAATCTCGTGTTTGTGGGTTTTGAAGCCATGATGGATCCTCCTCGAAATGGTGTTGCCCACGCCGTCACTGCCCTGCACGGCGCAGGCGTGCAAATCGTCATGATCACTGGAGATGCTGAACCCACAGCCGTGGCCATCGCCAAACAGCTCGGATTAAAGGTATCTGCCTCGACGTCCGGTACGCTCGACGGCGACCCGcacgctgctgctgctcttcccTCTGGATCGAGTTGCATTCTCGGTTCGCAGATTGATCAGATGACCGAGCGGGAGCTCGTTGAGCGAGTTTCTAGCATCACTGTCTATGCCAGGACGACCCCAAGGCACAAGATGGCCATTGTCAAGGCGTGGCAGATGCGAGGTGCTGTTGTCGCCATGACCGGTGATGGTGTCAACGATTCACCAGCATTGAAGATGGCTGATATTGGTATCTCAATGGGCAAATCGGGTACAGACGTCGCCAAGGAAGCTGCGGATGTCATTCTCgtcgatgatgatttcGCATCCATCTTACCTGCCGTTGAGGAGGGTAAATCCATTTTTTACAATATTCAGAATTTCTTATCGTTCCAACTTTCCACCGCCGTCGCCGCCCTTTCTCTCATCACCCTCTCAACGGTTTTCAAACTCGCCAGTCCGCTTAATGCCATGCagatcctcttcatcaacatcctcatGGATGGTCCTCCCGCCCAGGCTTTGGGTGTCGACCCAGTGGATAAAGAAATTATGCGTCAACCcccgaggaagaagggaggcCACGTGTTGAGCACCCGAGTGATTTACAGGgtcctcttctcagcagcaaTGATCGTCCTTGGCACTTTGTGGATATATACGGTTGAGACGAGCGATGGCAGCATGTCTCGAAGGGATCAGACCATG
- a CDS encoding cation-transporting ATPase 13A1, with amino-acid sequence MSITPYNVQTFRDGKWVSVISSELVPGDLVSILRTNPDSGIPCDLLLLRGTCIVNEAMLSGESTPLLKESIELREGTDKLDMNGADRNNVLFSGTKTLQVEKAGEGGITTPDGGCLAVVLRTGFGTTQGQLVRTMIFSTERVSANTFEAFLFIGFLLIFAIAASAYVWTKGLERGMAKGKLLLDCVLIITSVVPPELPMELSLAVNASLVALQKFAIFCTEPFRIPWAGRVDVCCFDKTGTITGEDLVVEGIAGVNSADPKALRPVTESNKETTLALAAAHALVLLDDGTIVGDPMEKTTLAALDWKLSKGDQISPISKESPYKAQIHIRRRYQFSSALKRMSTISSVSDTHGRKWVAAVKGAPETLKSMYVQVPEWYEETYRWYTRRGSRVLALGVKYMDVQADKINQIHRDDVECKLNFAGFLVFHCPLKPDAVEILKMLNDSSHRCIMITGDNPLTAVHVARDVEIVDREVMILDLKEGTTSNELVWRNVDETNIIPVNPSEPFDQSLFKNYDICITGAALKQYDALPSVTDLIKHTYVYARVSPAQKEFIITTLRSLGFITLMAGDGTNDVGALKAAHIGVALLDGSPEDLKKIAEHQKLERMKKVYEQQVRISARFNQPPPPPPPALREAYPELVKTQQEVAKAHEGAKKTNPLEKFDMTTITSKLSELDEDQDVPQIKLGDASCAAPFTSKLSNVSAISNIIRQGRCTLVATIQMYKILALNCLITAYSLSVQYLDGIKFGDYQVTITGMLMSVCFLCISRAKPVEKLSKERPLGNIFNFYVLLSVLLQFAIHIVALVYITGLSKSLEDRGEIDLEKKFEPTLLNTAIYLLGLSQQVSTFVLNFQGRPFREGIRENPPLYYGLLGVSAVAYCGATDFVPELNRWLQLVEMTTSFRFKLTMSMILDFVLCWAIERICKVLFADLEPVEFVTRGRERREKRRAQEAKKLKEDERLRLLAEGEKKAQ; translated from the exons ATGAGCATTACCCCATACAATGTTCAGACTTTCCGTGATGGCAAGTGGGTCTCTGTAATCAGCTCTGAGCTTGTCCCTGGAGATCTCGTCTCTATCC TTCGTACCAACCCCGACTCTGGTATTCCTTGTgaccttctcttgcttcgAGGAACATGTATCGTCAACGAGGCTATGCTTTCCGGCGAATCTACCCCCTTGCTCAAGGAAAGCATTGAACTTCGTGAAGGTACCGATAAGCTTGATATGAACGGGGCAGACAGGAACAATGTCTTGTTCTCCGGTACCAAGACTTTACAGGTCGAGAAGGCTGGTGAAGGCGGTATAACCA CTCCCGATGGCGGTTGTCTTGCTGTCGTTCTCCGCACCGGTTTCGGCACCACCCAGGGTCAACTTGTTCGAACcatgatcttctccaccgAGCGTGTCTCCGCCAATACCTTTGAAgcctttcttttcatcgGTTTCTTGCTCATCTTCGCCATTGCAGCCTCCGCCTACGTCTGGACCAAGGGACTCGAGAGAGGCATGGCCAAGGGCAAGTTGTTGCTTGACTgtgtcctcatcatcaccagtGTCGTTCCCCCCGAATTACCTATGGAACTTTCCCTGGCTGTCAACGCGTCTCTCGTTGCCCTTCAAAAGTTTG CCATTTTCTGTACCGAGCCTTTCCGTATCCCATGGGCTGGACGAGTGGATGTCTGCTGTTTCGACAAGACCGGTACCATTACTGGTGAAGACCTCGTTGTTGAAGGTATCGCTGGTGTCAA CTCTGCCGACCCCAAGGCCCTTCGCCCTGTTACTGAAAGCAACAAGGAAACTactcttgcccttgctgCTGCCCACGCTCTCGTCTTGCTCGATGACGGTACTATCGTCGGTGATCCTATGGAGAAGACCACTTTGGCCGCTTTGGATTGGAAGTTGTCCAAGG GTGATCAAAtttctcccatctccaaGGAATCTCCTTACAAGGCGCAGATCCATATTCGACGCCGATACCAATTTTCGTCTGCTCTCAAGCGAATGTCGACCATCTCTTCCGTCTCTGACACTCATGGCAGAAAATGGGTTGCCGCTGTTAAGGGTGCACCCGAGACTTTGAAGAGCATGTACGTACAGGTTCCCGAGTGGTACGAGGAGACCTATAGGTGGTACACTCGACGCGGAAGTAGGGTTTTGGCATTGGGTGTCAAGTACATGGACGTTCAGGCGGACAAG ATTAACCAGATTCACCGAGATGATGTGGAGTGCAAGCTCAATTTTGCTGGtttccttgtcttccaCTGTCCTCTCAAGCCTGATGCTGTCGAAATTCTCAAGATGCTCAACGACTCTTCTCATCGA TGTATCATGATTACTGGTGACAACCCCTTGACTGCTGTTCACGTCGCTAGAGATGTAGAGATTGTCGATCGTGAGGTTATGATTTtggatttgaaggaaggcACTACTTCCAACG AGCTCGTTTGGCGAAACGTTGATGAGACCAATATTATCCCTGTCAACCCCTCTGAGCCGTTTGACCAGTCCTTGTTCAAGAACTATGATATTTGTATCACCGGTGCGGCACTCAAGCAGTACGACGCGCTTCCTTCTGTCACCGATCTCATCAAGCACACTTATGTATACGCTCGCGTATCGCCTGCTCAGAAAGAGTTTATCATCACTACGCTTCGATCGCTTGGCTTCATTACGCTTATGGCTGGTGACGGTACCAACGACGTTGGTGCGCTCAAGGCTGCTCATATCGGTGTCGCGCTTCTTGACGGTTCTCCcgaggatttgaagaagattgcaGAGCACCAGAAGCTTGAGCGAATGAAAAAAGTGTATGAGCAGCAGGTTCGCATCTCTGCTCGATTCAACcagcctcctccgcctccacctcctgcGCTGCGAGAGGCGTACCCTGAGCTTGTGAAGACTCAGCAAGAAGTTGCCAAGGCGCACGAGGGAGCCAAGAAGACTAACCCGTTGGAGAAGTTTGACATGACGACGATCACGTCCAAGCTTTCCGAATTGGATGAAGACCAAGATGTGCCCCAGATTAAATTGGGTGATGCCTCTTGTGCTGCACCTTTTACTTCTAAATTGTCCAATGTCTCTGCCA TTTCCAACATCATCCGCCAAGGTCGATGTACTCTTGTCGCCACTATCCAAATGTACAAGATTCTCGCGCTCAATTGTCTTATCACCGCCTATTCCTTGTCTGTTCAGTACCTTGACGGCATCAAGTTTGGTGATTACCAGGTGACCATTACTGGTATGTTGATGAGTGTCTGTTTCTTGTGTATCTCCAGGGCCAAG CCTGTTGAGAAACTGTCCAAGGAGAGGCCTTTGGGTAACATTTTCAACTTTTACGTGTTGCTTTCCGTCTTGCTTCAGTTTGCCATCCACATTGTGGCTTTGGTGTACATCACTGGTCTTTCCAAATCTCTCGAGGA cCGTGGCGAGATTGATCTTGAGAAAAAGTTTGAACCTACTCTCCTCAACACTGCCATCTACCTCCTTGGTCTTTCTCAGCAAGTCTCGACATTCGTGCTCAACTTTCAAGGTCGGCCGTTCCGAGAGGGTATCCGGGAGAACCCGCCGCTGTATTACGGTTTACTCGGTGTGAGCGCTGTTGCGTACTGTGGTGCGACAGATTTTGTTCCCGAGTTGAACCGATGGTTGCAGTTGGTCGAGATGACCACTTCT TTCCGATTCAAGCTCACCATGTCCATGATACTCGACTTTGTTCTTTGTTGGGCGATTGAGAGGATTTGCAAGGTATTGTTTGCGGACCTGGAGCCTGTTGAATTTGTGACGCGCGGAAGGGAGAGACGAGAGAAGCGTCGAGCGCAAGAGGCTAAGAAATtgaaggaggacgagaggTTGAGGCTCCTTGCTGAAGGTGAAAAGAAGGCGCAGTAA
- a CDS encoding ER lumen protein retaining receptor — MNIFRFLGDLSHLASILILLHKIQTTRSCRGISFKSQLLYLIVFLTRYVDLFTRPLVSVYNTVMKLFFIGSTAYTLYLMKFKYRPTHDASLDTFQLSYIFGPVAILALLFNYEFTPFEITWSFSIWLESVAILPQLFMLQRTGEAETITTHYLAALGLYRGLYIPNWMYRYFTEGAFDAIAVVAGIIQTVIYADFGYIYVTKVLRGQKFELPA, encoded by the exons ATGAACATATTCCGCTTCCTCGGCGACCTCTCCCACCTcgcctccatcctcatcctcctccacaaAATCCAGACAACCAGGTCATGCCGCGGCATATCCTTCAAGTCACAGCTCCTCTACCTCATCGTATTCCTCACCCGCTATGTCGACCTCTTCACCCGTCCCCTCGTCTCCGTCTACAACACAGTCAtgaagctcttcttcatcggcTCAACAGCCTACACCCTCTACCTCATGAAGTTCAAGTACAG ACCGACACACGACGCATCCCTTGATACGTTTCAGCTCTCCTACATCTTTGGCCCCGTCgccatccttgccctcttgTTCAACTACGAGTTCACGCCCTTTGAGATCACTTggtccttctccatctggCTCGAGTCAGTCGCCATCCTTCCCCAACTATTCATGCTCCAAAGAACCGGAGAGGCCGAGACCATCACCACACATTATCTCGCAGCCCTGGGTTTGTACAGAGGATTGTACATTCCCAATTGGATGTACAG GTACTTTACCGAAGGCGCTTTTGACGCGATTGCTGTCGTCGCTGGTATCATTCAAACCGTCATTTACGCCGATTTTGGATATATC TACGTCACAAAAGTTCTCCGCGGTCAAAAATTCGAGCTGCCCGCCTAA
- a CDS encoding glucan 1 → MRRSSYGPVANQDLSPDPNVSPNLARDSSFLDPEANNLLGRPGSEYVPAPSLMSRDSTAASMNLLGGTPSLADTHRDSWGSGLELTGAEGANGGNRNPGRSGLAHSAVPYASGERLSTSDEDDEQGHITPAVAAIGTGAATRGTSEKPKWAEYEPSKGKKNRRWLWAALAALLIIAIGLGVGLGVGLTRNKDNKNLAASAGGEHSSSSTPSKTSSGSGSTGTASSSATASATPTTGTQGSLITLEDGSTMTYDNPYGGKWVWDEANPFNNEAQANSWTPALNQNWTWGQDKVFGVNLGGWLVTEPFIVPGLYEKYANGSAGTAIDEYTLSINMGDNLTAALTEHYETFITERDFVEIVAAGLNWVRIPIPFFAIEVWEGEPYLPKVQWQYVLKAIKWARKYGIRLNLDLHSVPGSQNGWNHSGRQGSVNWMNGAMGLANAQRSLDYIRTLAQFIAQPEYAPVIQMFGFINEPNGNAIGKSPIGSFYIQAHNIIREITGIGADKGPMLSMHDGFLGVTQWYGDLAGADRMALDQHTYMVFQDQPQGDLDALKVMPCQWWASSTNTTSQQWGPNTAGEWSAAWNDCGQWVNSVGSGSRYDGTYDGYASKVTGSCAYWNDYTQWNQSTIAALNHFVSGSMDALQNYFFWTWKIGNSTGAIQEVNPFWHYRLGLQKGWIPKDPRTAAGTCQGDGVAMNNFDGTYSNAYVTGGSGAGTIAASASSSYPWPPASFTNVAANSMSLLPQYTQTGTPITMSGPTFTSPGSTATLNAGNGWFNANAGNKQAYAAISGCTYPPEYSAADLAISTGACGAGLTQANKRFAEPTPAPAPTPTR, encoded by the exons ATGCGGCGCTCATCTTATGGCCCAGTGGCGAACCAAGACCTCTCCCCAGACCCCAATGTCTCCCCTAACCTCGCCCGTGATTCCAGCTTTCTCGACCCAGAAGCAAATAACCTTCTTGGAAGGCCGGGGTCCGAATATGTTCCAGCACCGTCGCTCATGAGCCGCGATTCTACAGCAGCAAGCATGAATCTTCTGGGGGGGACACCATCTCTGGCAGACACACATAGGGATAGCTGGGGCAGTGGATTAGAACTGACTGGTGCTGAAGGAGCTAACGGT GGTAATCGTAACCCAGGTCGATCTGGCCTTGCCCATTCAGCTGTTCCTTATGCAAGCGGCGAACGATTATCCACTagcgatgaggatgacgagcAGGGCCACATCACTCCCGCCGTCGCGGCCATTGGGACAGGAGCAGCAACACGAGGAACCAGCGAAAAGCCAAAATGGGCAGAGTACGAGCCTagcaagggaaagaagaacaggagATGGCTATGGGCGGCTTTGGCAGCTTTGCTGATTATTGCCATTGGCCTCGGTGTTGGCCTTGGCGTCGG CCTCACTCGAAACAAGGACAACAAAAACTTGGCCGCTTCTGCTGGTGGTGAacattcttcatcatccactcCATCGAAAACGTCTTCGGGATCAGGATCAACGGGAACTGCATCGAGTAGCGCGACTGCGTCTGCTACCCCAACCACCGGCACTCAAGGTTCCCTCATCACCCTGGAAGACGGTTCCACGATGACTTATGACAACCCCTACGGTGGCAAGTGGGTATGGGATGAGGCCAACCCGTTTAAC AATGAAGCCCAAGCCAATTCTTGGACTCCAGCGCTCAATCAAAACTGGACATGGGGTCAAGATAAAGTCTTTGGTGTTAATCTCGGTGGTTGGCTTGTTACTG AGCCCTTCATCGTCCCCGGCCTTTACGAAAAGTATGCCAACGGCTCTGCTGGCACTGCTATCGATGAATACACTCTTTCTATCAATATGGGTGACAACCTTACTGCTGCACTCACCGAACACTACGAGACATTCATTACCGAG CGTGACTTTGTTGAAATCGTCGCTGCTGGTCTCAACTGGGTGCGAATCCCTATTCCCTTCTTTGCTATTGAGGTCTGGGAGGGTGAGCCTTATCTGCCCAAGGTTCAATGGCAGTACGTTTTGAAAGCTATCAAATGGGCCAGGAAGTATGGAATAAGGCTTAACCTTGACCTTCACTCTGTCCCCGGTTCTCAAA ACGGCTGGAACCACTCTGGTCGCCAAGGGTCTGTCAACTGGATGAACGGTGCCATGGGCCTTGCCAACGCTCAACGATCTCTCGACTACATCCGTACCCTCGCTCAGTTCATTGCTCAGCCCGAGTACGCTCCTGTTATCCAGATGTTTGGATTTATCAATGAGCCCAACGGCAATGCTATCGGCAAAAGCCCGATCGGCTCCTTTTATATTCAGGCTCACAACATCATTCGTGAGATTACTGGTATCGGTGCCGACAAGGGTCCTATGCTATCGATGCACGATGGGTTTTTGGGAGTTACTCAGTGGTACGGCGATCTTGCTGGCGCTGACCGTATGGCGCTCGATCAACATACCTACATGGTCTTCCAAGACCAGCCTCAGGGCGATCTTGACGCTCTTAAAGTGATGCCGTGCCAATGGTGGGCTTCATccaccaacaccacctCCCAGCAATGGGGTCCCAATACCGCCGGTGAATGGTCTGCGGCCTGGAACGATTGTGGCCAATGGGTGAACAGTGTCGGAAGTGGATCGAGATACGATGGTACATATGACGGTTATGCGAGCAAGGTGACCGGCAGCTGTGCCTATTGGAACGACTATACGCAGTGGAACCAGAGTACCATTGCGGCGTTGAACCACTTTGTCTCTGGTAGTATGGATGCTTTGCAG AACTATTTCTTCTGGACTTGGAAGATTGGAAACAGTACCGGCGCTATTCAGGAGGTCAACCCGTTCTGGCACTACCGTCTTGGTCTTCAGAAGGGATGGATCCCCAAAG ACCCTCGAACGGCTGCTGGTACCTGTCAGGGAGACGGTGTGGCGATGAACAACTTTGACGGAACGTACTCCAATGCCTACGTGACTGGTGGT TCCGGTGCTGGTACCATTGCCGCGTCCGCGTCATCTTCCTACCCCTGGCCTCCTGCATCATTCACCAATGTCGCCGCCAACTCcatgtctcttcttcctcagtaTACCCAGACGGGTACTCCTATTACTATGTCTGGACCTACCTTTACCTCTCCCGGGTCTACTGCCACCCTCAATGCGGGTAACGGATGGTTCAACGCGAACGCTGGTAATAAGCAGGCGTACGCCGCTATCAGCGGGTGTACCTATCCTCCAGAGTATTCTGCGGCTGATTTGGCTATTTCTACGGGTGCTTGCGGTGCGGGGTTGACCCAGGCGAACAAGAGGTTCGCTGAGCCTACTCCTGCCCCTGCTCCTACTCCTACAAGATGA
- a CDS encoding solute carrier family 35 (UDP-sugar transporter) member A1/2/3 has protein sequence MAHRTSNRSPSGLNRRPTDRSTSQSGSMQSASSPVQSTFGGRIYAAPEEDRGLIMRDRSERDRGEKDWADEKGNSMGKTRGMDVGVTRPKRRLSRAMSSTSVSSPPQSPIGQPGHNPYHSLQQQTFHNQKAHGSSTANNYSSYRSNPPKLDDKVGMVGYATAMAAASREREGPPSLWGIELKWISLITLALQNAFLTIIMHYSRISTAPNRTYSAAAAVLLNELLKGGISVFIALKRIDNEMIASPPPPVYSEKLDDKDFDRRSGQKLPSIIHPTRLQALSKAIFSPDCYKLSVPAILYVIQNNLQYVAASNLDVATFQVTYQMKILTTAFFSVLLLRKRLSRTKWASLVLLAVGVGIVQIQSSSAPATSHHTHVDVSHEHQLRSEIPVPDEPIMSPERVMHPIRGFVAVTLACMTSGLAGVYFEFILKSSSGSSAPDLWVRNTQLSLFSLVPALVPIIINPSGPDGAGYFSKVLSCFENFNGWAIGTVLTQTFGGLITALVIRYSDNIMKGFATSLSIIISFLASVALFSYPITLSFIVGASIVLFATYTYNSPSPPVSSTRKEIAVPGSPISTSAPILGEPEKPSRASSVINLLGLGSNHGSRKPSISDIKSYASSQLGLSSYPVSASASAPGTPAMNSHDYAGSGRSSPAGVQASHGGSGAGFGRGSVGDKVRPILSLDIDRKHG, from the exons ATGGCCCATCGAACCAGCAATCGATCTCCATCGGGGTTGAATCGCCGCCCGACAGACCGATCTACTTCTCAATCTGGGTCTATGCAAAGTGCATCCTCCCCCGTACAATCAACATTTGGAGGACGGATATATGCTGCTCCAGAGGAGGACCGAGGGTTGATAATGAGAGATCGAAGCGAAAGAGATcggggagagaaggattgGGCTGATGAGAAGGGGAATAGCATGGGGAAGACGCGGGGTATGGATGTAGGAGTAACCCGGCCTAAAAGGAGGCTAAGTAG AGCCATGTCCTCAACCTCTGTCAGCTCTCCGCCTCAGTCGCCCATAGGTCAGCCAGGGCATAATCCATACCACTCTCTCCAGCAGCAGACATTCCATAACCAGAAGGCGCATGGATCGTCTACTGCCAATAATTATTCTTCTTACCGGAGTAATCCGCCAAAATTGGACGACAAGGTGGGCATGGTTGGGTATGCGACTGCCATGGCCGCCGCaagcagagaaagagaagggcCGCCTTCTCTTTGGGGAATAGAGCTCAAGTGGATCTC ACTGATCACACTCGCTCTTCAAAACGCCTTCCTCACTATCATCATGCACTATTCACGGATATCTACCGCTCCCAACCGCACATactctgctgctgccgcaGTGTTGCTCAACGAACTTCTCAAAGGTGGCATTTCAGTTTTCATTGCTCTTAAACGTATCGACAATGAGATGATTGcatcccctcctcctccggTCTACTCAGAGAAGCTTGACGACAAAGATTTCGACAGGCGATCTGGTCAAAAACTTCCTTCGATTATTCACCCCACGAGACTGCAAGCTCTATCAAAGGCGATATTTTCACCCGACTGCTATAAGCTTTCTGTCCCTGCCATCCTATACGTCATCCAAAACAATCTCCAATACGTCGCTGCGTCAAATCTCGACGTCGCAACTTTCCAGGTCACGTACCAGATGAAGATCCTTACGACGGCGTTTTTTTCAGTGCTCTTGTTACGGAAACGACTCTCTCGAACTAAATGGGCTTCCTTGGTTCTCCTGGCCGTCGGTGTTGGTATTGTTCAGATccaatcctcttcagcaCCTGCTACGTCTCACCACACCCACGTCGATGTCAGCCACGAACATCAGTTGCGATCGGAAATTCCGGTCCCTGATGAGCCCATCATGTCTCCCGAAAGAGTGATGCATCCTATCAGGGGATTCGTTGCTGTTACGCTTGCGTGCATGACTTCAGGTCTTGCAGGCGTGTACTTTGAATTTATCCTcaaatcatcttctggGTCCAGCGCACCTGATTTGTGGGTAAGAAACACTCAATTGTCCTTATTCTCCCTTGTACCTGCGTTAGTACCTATTATCATCAACCCTTCGGGACCGGATGGCGCAGGTTATTTTTCAAAAGTGTTGTCTTGCTTCGAGAACTTCAATGGATGGGCTATCGGTACAGTGTTGACACAGACATTTGGTGGTCTGATCACTGCGTTGGTCATCAGATATAGCGATAATATCAT GAAAGGATTTGCtacatctctttccattatcatctccttccttgcctcGGTCGCTCTTTTCTCCTATCCCATCACTCTTAGTTTCATCGTCGGTGCTTCTATCGTTCTTTTTGCTACCTATACATACAACAGCCCCTCTCCACCTGTCTCTTCTACTCGCAAAGAAATCGCAGTACCGGGCTCGCCTATCTCCACTTCTGCACCTATATTGGGTGAACCTGAAAAGCCTAGCCGTGCATCAAGTGTAATCAACTTGCTTGGCTTGGGATCCAATCATGGGTCCAGAAAACCCAGCATTTCGGACATCAAATCATATGCCTCTAGCCAGTTGGGCTTATCGTCATACCCCGTTTCTGCCTCTGCATCAGCACCCGGTACACCGGCAATGAATAGCCACGATTATGCGGGCAGCGGAAGGAGTAGCCCTGCTGGTGTACAGGCGAGTCATGGTGGATCTGGAGCTGGATTTGGTCGGGGCAGTGTGGGGGATAAGGTTAGGCCAATCTTGAGTTTGGATATCGATAGAAAACATGGTTAA